From the Pseudarthrobacter sp. MM222 genome, one window contains:
- a CDS encoding NAD-glutamate dehydrogenase: MSSGSSVEDQPVSIGAGEGYLGDYYEHLAEEDARAYAPEVLTARAETHRQVAAQRQPGAPNIVVVDEPDCSVVYIVTDDMPFLVDSVNAELVRQKSPIHLVMHPLFVVTRNGATGELVKIARVPSHLGFSSGDTAAMPNLSHLIADGDNASHMESWIAVEIDRADEARHADLVEGLGRVLGGVRAAVEDWPKMRNKAQEIAQDLDKIANPAQIVELRQAQDLLRWLDDGNFTFLGYREYDLINESGEDVLEPRDESGLGLLRSGTATPHQIQHLTETGRKKAREKRALVITKANSRSTVHRPAYLDYIGVKSFDAAGNVNGERRFIGLFATTAYAGSVRDIPVVREKVAAVLSDAGFPPDSHSGKDLLGILETYPRDELFQIEIPDLAAIATGIQRLQERRRTRLFLRPDIYGRFMSALVYLPRDRYTTNVRLRIEEELRETFNAVSIDYEARMTESALARLFFRIRLPKGADVSNISSDELEKRLVRAARSWSEGISEVLRTRGGGAGLAAAAAGETAAGLEPAAAGETAAQDSAAGDVTAKELAAIWAEAFPASYRVDYEVEDALQDIARFEKYGAAAERAGKGVREEPGVHVYLPDGAGATLEEDARVKLYMLEPKSLSQILPYFHNLGLEVLDERPFEIETADQRDFFLYDLGLKYPAGVDPLTTGQRLAEAFGAAVSGAVESDSFDRLVLREGMHWRQVVVLRAYAKYMRQMGNTNSFEFISDTLLGNPEVTRALNALFAVRFDPSLDEAERRTGQDEVRAELDAAIDQVATLDADRVLRTFANLIQATLRTNYYQNKTHVSFKLNPAVIDGLPFPRPMFEIWVYSPRVEGVHLRFGKVARGGLRWSDRREDFRTEILGLVKAQTVKNAVIVPTGAKGGFYAKQLPDPAMDRSAWMAEGIESYKTFIRGLLDITDNLITTPDGETLVAPADVVRHDDDDSYLVVAADKGTASFSDIANGLAAEYGFWLGDAFASGGSVGYDHKAMGITARGAWESVKRHFSELDLDTQSEPFTVVGVGDMSGDVFGNGMLLSKHIRLLAAFDHRHIFLDPTPDEAASFTERQRLFELPRSSWDDYDKSLISEGGGVFARQAKSIPVSAQVREALGLPDGTTRLSPPELLRAILLAPADLLYNGGIGTYVKASTETNAEVGDKANDAIRVDGRELRVKVVGEGGNLGMTQRGRIEAALQGVILNTDAIDNSAGVDCSDHEVNIKIFVDRMVAAGKLEPAERSGFLSSMTDEVGRLVLEDNIDQNILLLNDRMRVSEWSPSYERLMDWLEKSADLKRDLEALPTTETLKERLEQGQGLTSPELSVLAAYAKIELTTALRDSTLADDPWFRETLRAYFPKQLRERFDAELDTHPLRREIIATVVANDMINMGGITFAFRAMEETSATEAAVAKAFVALREVYELDIMIGELNELPASFPTEHWSTVHLDIRRLLDRAVRWVLSQSNASRPIAETVAEFKPLMDPMRARLLDYLRGDDRARVTAWLEKARGWELPEDLAHRWAELFESFVLLDIAKIVHVSEEPVENIAHVYYTVFDRFHADSLLERITKLPRNDRWQALARAALRDDLYSTVSDMTIAVLETTPAEAPAEERLTLWESQNADQLDRAKSMFDEVNALEADDMASLSVALRLLRSIVRR; the protein is encoded by the coding sequence CTCTCCCACCTGATTGCCGACGGTGACAACGCCTCGCACATGGAATCGTGGATCGCCGTCGAAATCGACCGGGCGGACGAGGCCAGGCATGCGGACCTCGTGGAAGGCCTCGGCCGCGTCCTGGGCGGAGTCCGTGCCGCCGTCGAGGACTGGCCGAAGATGCGGAATAAGGCGCAGGAGATCGCCCAGGACCTGGACAAAATCGCCAACCCCGCCCAGATCGTGGAACTGCGCCAGGCGCAGGATCTCCTGCGCTGGCTGGACGACGGGAACTTCACCTTCCTGGGCTACCGCGAATATGACCTCATCAACGAATCCGGCGAAGACGTCCTCGAACCGCGCGATGAGAGCGGCCTCGGGCTGCTGCGCAGTGGAACTGCCACGCCGCACCAGATCCAGCACCTCACCGAAACGGGGCGCAAGAAGGCGCGGGAAAAGCGCGCCCTCGTGATCACGAAGGCCAACTCCCGGTCCACCGTGCACCGCCCGGCTTACCTGGACTACATCGGCGTGAAGAGCTTCGATGCGGCCGGCAACGTCAATGGCGAGCGCCGCTTCATCGGGCTCTTTGCCACGACCGCGTATGCAGGCTCCGTCCGCGACATCCCGGTGGTCCGCGAGAAAGTGGCCGCGGTATTGAGCGATGCCGGCTTCCCGCCGGACTCCCACTCCGGCAAGGACCTGCTGGGCATCCTTGAAACTTACCCCCGCGACGAGCTGTTCCAGATTGAAATCCCGGACCTGGCCGCCATTGCCACCGGCATCCAGCGGCTGCAGGAGCGACGCCGGACCCGGCTGTTCCTCCGCCCGGACATCTACGGCAGGTTCATGTCCGCCCTCGTTTATCTCCCGCGGGACCGTTACACCACGAACGTGCGCCTGCGCATCGAAGAGGAACTACGGGAGACGTTCAATGCCGTGTCCATCGACTATGAGGCCCGGATGACCGAGTCCGCGCTGGCACGACTCTTCTTCCGCATCCGGCTCCCCAAGGGCGCCGACGTCAGCAACATCAGCAGCGACGAGCTGGAGAAGCGTCTTGTCCGGGCCGCACGCTCCTGGAGCGAAGGCATCTCCGAGGTCCTTCGTACCCGGGGCGGCGGTGCCGGGCTCGCTGCGGCTGCCGCAGGCGAAACGGCCGCCGGGCTCGAACCCGCTGCCGCAGGCGAAACGGCCGCCCAGGACTCCGCGGCCGGTGACGTCACCGCGAAGGAACTGGCCGCGATCTGGGCCGAGGCCTTCCCGGCCAGTTACCGGGTCGACTACGAAGTGGAGGATGCCCTGCAGGACATCGCCCGCTTCGAGAAGTACGGTGCGGCCGCCGAGCGGGCCGGCAAGGGCGTCCGGGAAGAGCCCGGCGTCCACGTATACCTTCCGGATGGCGCCGGCGCCACGCTGGAGGAAGACGCCCGGGTCAAGCTCTACATGCTGGAGCCCAAGAGCCTGAGCCAGATTCTGCCCTACTTCCACAACCTCGGCCTGGAGGTGCTGGACGAACGTCCCTTCGAGATCGAGACGGCAGACCAACGGGACTTCTTCCTGTACGACCTGGGCCTCAAGTACCCGGCCGGGGTGGACCCGCTGACCACGGGCCAACGGCTCGCCGAGGCGTTCGGGGCGGCCGTATCCGGGGCCGTGGAATCGGACAGCTTCGACCGCCTGGTGCTGCGCGAGGGCATGCACTGGCGGCAAGTCGTAGTGCTGCGTGCCTACGCGAAGTACATGCGTCAGATGGGCAATACGAACTCCTTTGAATTCATTTCGGATACCCTCTTGGGCAATCCGGAGGTCACCCGCGCGCTCAACGCCCTGTTCGCGGTCCGCTTCGACCCCTCGCTGGACGAAGCGGAACGCAGGACCGGGCAGGACGAGGTGCGGGCCGAACTGGACGCGGCGATCGATCAGGTTGCGACCCTCGACGCCGACCGGGTGTTGCGCACCTTCGCGAACCTGATCCAGGCCACGTTGAGGACGAACTACTACCAGAACAAGACCCACGTCAGCTTCAAACTGAATCCCGCCGTCATCGACGGCCTGCCGTTCCCCAGGCCGATGTTCGAGATCTGGGTCTACTCGCCACGGGTCGAGGGTGTGCACCTCCGCTTCGGCAAGGTGGCGCGCGGCGGGCTGCGCTGGTCGGACCGCCGCGAGGATTTCCGCACCGAAATCCTCGGCCTCGTCAAGGCACAGACGGTCAAGAACGCCGTCATCGTCCCAACCGGCGCCAAGGGCGGGTTCTACGCGAAGCAGCTGCCGGACCCGGCCATGGACCGGAGCGCCTGGATGGCCGAAGGGATCGAAAGCTACAAGACTTTCATCCGCGGCCTGCTGGACATAACGGACAACCTCATCACGACGCCGGACGGGGAGACGCTCGTTGCGCCGGCCGACGTCGTGCGCCACGACGACGACGATTCCTACCTTGTGGTCGCAGCAGACAAGGGCACGGCGTCGTTCTCGGACATCGCCAACGGACTGGCCGCCGAATACGGCTTCTGGCTCGGCGACGCCTTCGCATCCGGCGGCTCGGTCGGATACGACCACAAGGCCATGGGCATTACCGCCCGCGGCGCCTGGGAATCGGTCAAACGCCACTTCAGCGAGCTGGACCTCGACACCCAGTCCGAACCGTTCACCGTAGTAGGCGTCGGCGACATGTCAGGCGACGTTTTCGGCAACGGCATGCTCCTCTCCAAGCACATCCGCCTGCTCGCGGCCTTCGACCACCGGCACATCTTCCTCGATCCGACCCCGGACGAGGCGGCATCCTTCACGGAGCGCCAGCGGCTCTTCGAGCTTCCCCGCTCGTCCTGGGACGACTACGACAAGTCGCTCATCAGCGAAGGCGGCGGCGTGTTCGCACGCCAGGCCAAGTCGATTCCGGTCTCGGCACAGGTGCGCGAAGCGCTGGGGCTGCCGGACGGCACCACTCGGCTCAGCCCGCCGGAACTGCTCCGCGCGATCCTGCTCGCCCCGGCCGACCTGCTGTACAACGGCGGCATCGGCACCTACGTCAAGGCCAGCACCGAAACGAACGCCGAGGTCGGCGACAAGGCCAACGACGCCATCCGCGTCGACGGCCGGGAGCTGCGGGTCAAGGTTGTCGGCGAAGGCGGCAACCTGGGCATGACGCAACGCGGGCGCATCGAGGCGGCGCTGCAGGGCGTCATCCTCAACACCGATGCGATTGACAACTCGGCCGGTGTGGACTGCTCGGACCACGAGGTCAACATCAAGATCTTCGTGGACCGGATGGTGGCCGCGGGGAAGCTCGAGCCCGCCGAACGCTCAGGATTCCTGTCCTCCATGACTGACGAAGTCGGGCGGCTGGTGCTTGAGGACAACATCGACCAGAACATCCTGCTGCTCAACGACCGCATGCGGGTCTCCGAGTGGAGCCCCAGCTACGAGCGCCTGATGGACTGGCTCGAGAAGTCGGCTGACCTCAAGCGCGACCTGGAGGCACTGCCGACCACGGAGACGCTGAAGGAACGCCTCGAACAGGGCCAGGGACTGACCTCCCCGGAGCTGTCCGTGCTGGCGGCCTACGCCAAGATCGAGCTCACGACGGCGCTGCGCGACAGCACACTGGCCGACGATCCATGGTTCCGCGAGACGCTCCGGGCATACTTCCCGAAGCAGCTGCGGGAACGGTTCGACGCCGAACTGGACACCCACCCGCTGCGCCGGGAAATCATCGCGACCGTGGTGGCGAACGACATGATCAATATGGGCGGCATCACCTTCGCATTCCGTGCGATGGAGGAGACCTCGGCCACCGAGGCCGCCGTCGCGAAGGCGTTTGTGGCGCTCCGCGAGGTCTATGAACTGGACATCATGATCGGCGAGCTCAATGAGCTGCCGGCGTCCTTCCCGACCGAGCACTGGAGCACGGTCCACCTCGACATCCGCCGGCTCCTGGACCGGGCCGTGCGCTGGGTCCTGAGCCAGAGCAACGCGTCCCGGCCGATCGCCGAGACCGTCGCGGAGTTCAAGCCGCTGATGGACCCGATGCGCGCACGGCTCCTCGACTACCTGCGCGGCGATGACCGTGCCCGGGTGACCGCATGGCTGGAGAAGGCGCGCGGCTGGGAACTGCCCGAAGACCTCGCCCACCGCTGGGCGGAACTGTTCGAAAGCTTCGTGCTGCTGGATATCGCCAAGATTGTCCACGTCAGCGAGGAGCCCGTGGAGAACATCGCGCATGTCTACTACACCGTCTTCGACCGCTTCCACGCGGATTCCCTGCTGGAACGAATCACCAAGCTGCCCAGGAATGACCGCTGGCAGGCACTGGCGCGCGCGGCCCTGCGCGACGATCTGTACTCAACAGTGTCAGATATGACGATTGCCGTGCTCGAGACGACGCCTGCCGAAGCACCTGCCGAGGAACGGCTGACCCTGTGGGAGAGCCAGAATGCCGATCAGCTGGACCGGGCCAAGAGCATGTTCGACGAGGTCAATGCCCTCGAAGCCGATGACATGGCCTCCCTGTCGGTAGCATTGAGGCTCTTGAGGTCAAT